The Primulina tabacum isolate GXHZ01 chromosome 1, ASM2559414v2, whole genome shotgun sequence genome contains the following window.
GTCAAGGCCAGGTATAATTGGGTCAATAACAGCATCCAACAGAAATAAGAGGAGAGAAATTTTTAATGAGATCGTAGTTATACTTACCACACAAGCTGGTGCCAAAGGAACAAAAGTTAGGTTCTTCTTCGCACTTTCAGTCTGAATATTTAATGTCTAACAAAAGAACAAAGCACAGAAATGAGAAATGTGTCCAAGATCATATAGTAAACCTTCATCATAATATTATCATGAGTAGCAGGTGAAGGCAACCCAATATGATCGATGGAAAATATATATTGCCAATTTGTTATAGAAAGAAAGTACCTGTTTGCAGAGATCCTCCAAAAATTCCGAGAATGCAATGGGCTTTATGTCATTGAATTTAGCGATGAATGAGTGTTTTATTACATCAATAATCACTTCACAAAAGTAAACTACTAGCGCATTCTGCATGATTCAGAAAAAATATTCAAGAAGTAACTAATCGcacaattttcatttttatcataCTAGATTATCAATATGTAAAATGCTCGCAACTTGTGACTTACACTGATAAAACTTTCAAACCAAGGACCCTCTGCTTCGAGTATATTTTGAGCtaaaacaaataatataaatgCTGAAATGTGGAACCGCTCAATCGAATCTGGTTGAGCAATCAGAGAACAGGATGAGTATTAGACATAAAATTAATACTTCAACAAGTAAGAAAAAACAATCATGATATTTTCCATATCATAGGCTTATTCTAACTTTTATTGGTGTTCCATGAACAAATGAATAATAATGAGTATTATTCCAGTTCAACATCCGAACTAATATTCTGATTCAGACAATAAAAGTGCAAAATGTATATCAAATTGGAAAGAAAAACTAGTCAAACCAAGCATATTATAATTTCTAAGCATTTTAGAAAGAAATTGAATTAATACTTCAACAAGTAAGAAAAAAACAATCATGATATTTTCCATATCATAGGCTTATTCTAACTTTTATTGGCGTTCCATGAACAAATGAATAATAATGAGTATTATTCCAGTTCAACATCCGTACTAATATTCTGATTGAGACAATAGAAGTGCAAAATGTATATCACATTGGAAAGAAAAACTAATTAAACCAAGCATATTATAATTTCTAAGCATTTTAGAAAGAAATTGAAAAACAACACTCACCAAAGTATACCATACTGTGAAGATTATCCTTGCTATAACGTTTGAATACATTGCTTTTAATCTCCGCAAAATTGTTAGATACAAGCATAGCAAATAAAGCATTGTTGTGAGCAACTATACATGTTGACAACGTAACCGCCTGAGCTAATAAGATAAATGAATGAACTAGTATGGGGAGTTAAGGAACTACATCGATGAaagatatgacaatagaaagaaaaaaaagtaACAAAtggtaaataaaattattatgatGACAAGGATATTTGAAGAAACGACTGCCAATGCTTCGTCCAAAATAAATCTCCGCAGCCAGAATCGCATGTTTTCTTGTGAACAGTTTGCAAGTCCATCCGCTGAATTGAATAGAGCTTGCATCACATCTCCAACAAAACTTTGACATAATTTATCAAATATCTGACATTCGGAGGGCAATATCAAACAAATTTGCATATGTCATAGGAAACCGGGAATAATACAAACTATAACCATGGATGTCAACAAAAAACCTATGACAGAATCTTTAAATTAAAGTGAATAGCAACAAGGACGTGGCCATTTTGATTGTCAAGTAACTTCAACACATGAATCATATGGAACTGTTTACATGATAACTGCGAATAGCAGTATGAATGAAGCCATCATGATTCATGACTGCGAAGTAACTGTATCGAGTGATCATGACTTTCCTTCAGAATATTTTCTTCAGGCATTTGAACATCAAAGAAATACTCTAAACATTTTACAATTAAAGttatttgttttttgtttcaAGGTTTCAGGAGTGTGGGCATGGTTTTAACTTTTAATGGCATGAATACAAGAGATAATCAGTGGTCAAATCCAGGAAATTTGTTTtggaaataaataaatttatcacATCTGTCCACAGGCGACAAGACATCTAAAGTTCGTTTGATGCTTCAAGTACCCACATCTAATAGCATGTATTCTTAATTACATTCAAACCAAAGACAGTTCAAAACTGTTCCGAACACCATGAGTATGCTTTTACAAATAATAAAACTTCCTTAACATATCATGCTTGCCTTAGTTAATTCGCTTACCTCCAAAACATTGTAGACTACGTAGAGTTTAATAATTCCTTGACCACGAATCATGTGATATATCAAGCTGATATCTGgtaaaaaatttaaagaacaatatatcatcaacatagtgTAATTCATACTGAAATTCTCCAAAACACTTGGAAAACTTTTACAGATTTACTATCCTTACAAAACCTGCTTGTTGTAATAGAGTGACTCCAGTGACCAGGACAACAAAGCAGCCAAAATCAGACAGCTCCGCTGATGAAGCCCTCTCAAACTGCCTGCCACAAGCATGATTAAATTATACTAAACCTATAAGGTCCCTCGAGAAAAATAAGTGAATGATGTTTATGACAAAACAAATTCATGGCATCCAAATTTGAAATCTAGTAAGCAATACCGGGAGAACATCAGAACATAACTGAATATATGCTAAGAACACAAATCCTCGTAAAAAGACACTGTAGACTCTGATACACCAAATGTCCCAAACATGAACTGTAGTCTAAATCTACCTTGGCAGTCTTCCTAGCAAACTAGCTTTGGATCAGATTATTGCAATTAGACCAACTGAATATCACGAGCTGAAGCTGCCACGCTTTGATAAGAACACAACCAAAACATACTTGTATGCATGTGCCACATGATTGCATGGGCGCAGCCAAATTGCCCAAGTTATTTAAATGTCCTAACTTATAAGATGATATTTAGTGGAATCTTTTGTTAAAATTTGATGTCACATAACCTATCACATCACTCAAAAGGTATTGTTTGTGAGAGATGGCACTGACCTGGTTTTAAGAAGCCTCCAAATTGTTATAACAATCCTTGTTGGCATGATGGTTAAGAGCGAAAGAAATGAGTCAAAGCACACAAAGAAACCAATATTGATAAGCtgcaaagaaaacaaaaatcttTTTGATGATGACATGTATAAGGAGAAAATAACATGTCCTGATTTCGTAAAATTTCAAGTTCCAGACAATAACTGATGGGAAAGTGATAAAAATGACTCGAGGCTTAAATCCACAAGACTACGATCAACAAGAAAACCATTCACTGGCAAACAGAAATTTAGAAAACGAGTCCATGCTTAAGGATAAGTGTGGTAGTGCTTGAGGATGAAATCAGACAACTTTACCAGTTCACAACGCCATGGCAAACGGAAAATAGTATCATATACTCTTTCTCGTTCTTTATCATTGCTAAGTGTGGTGGTGCTTCTTAAGGAATTTCCAGCATTCATTTCttccataaaatatttcatcgGTGACTTCTCCAAATGTAATGTGTCTGATAGGAAATTGTAATGCCTTGGGTAAGTGGACAGGAAAAAATGGGGGGGAAAAGAAAATGGAAGAGAAAACATGAAGCATGTCATTTTGAAAATGTATTCTACCTTACCAGCAAAGAAAATGGACAACTTGTCAATCATGTAGTAACTAAATGTAAAGAATTAAAATAAGCACAAAAAAGGGAGAAATACTCAAATCGACATCACAATATAAAATTACAGCGTCCAGGAAACATCACTCTTTAGTTATAAACAGAACCATTAACTACAGCACAACATTGCGTAAAAAAAATCGGAGTTCATCATGAAACTATTCATTATTTTAAGTATCAGCTAAAATACAGTGATAAACTCGTGACATAAATTTTAGATTATTTCTCCAGGGTAGCTAGAAGTCTTTTCACACAGCATACAGAACTTAAAAGTGCCCAAAGTTGTGCGACCAAAAACTACAGACAACAGAAAGGATACAGTTAGAAGGAAagtttttaaggattttaaattttaattttgaaaggaaaAGTTGAACTTTTTTCATCCCAAACTTGTGGTTTTTCAATACATTTCTTACTGATCTTTAGAGTTGACATCACTTTTGGTCCCCTTCCCAAGCAGTGTATCAAACTTCACCTCCATTTCCATGCAAATTTACATCACAATTTCCCgtctataaaaaattaaaatatgaggCCAAATGTGATATCATCGGATGAACTGTGAAACACGCCCCAAAGCAAGGGATAAATGAAAAATCCCGTAAGGAATGGGATGAAACACGCAATTGTCtcgttagcaagtaagttcaatAAAGAATCATCCAAGGATCACTTCATAACTCCATTTTTAAGTCCCAGTAACATAAGTTAATGCGAGTAAAGATGACAATTATgcaaaaacataaattatgcgaTTCAGTTTTCTTGCTTCATTTTATCACTTTAATAATGGATATTCCAAGGTGGATAAAACCTCATGTCAGTGCCCGTGTGTTTAGGAACCACAAATCACATGCATCCCATTCAAAGTCATTATCGAATTCGATCCAGATAGCCTATGTTCCGCATCAAGGACTAACAATAATTCTATGACGGAGGCTCCAAATTCCTAAGCTTTTCACAACTACGGACTGCACAAAAAACAGTAATTAACCACCGTCAAACTGGACTTCCCACTCAAGTATTCCTCTTCATTTTCCTAGCCCATGTCaaaatatcagtatattttatcAGAGGGTTAGGTTTTTTATAGCCAATTTGCATTTATCCATTAGCTACTCTCATAAACTCCCCATATATTAACTCATTCAATCAAGAAAAATAACAGCCGGACTTTCGGATAGAATTTTCCGCATCCAAAAAGGGAAACCAGAATCAACACACACTTAAAGAAGATGGACTCACAATTGGAATCTTCAGACATCAATTTCTTCCAATCCAATGACACCTCCTTCTGCAATTTCCCACCCTTCAAATGCATCCATTGATCCGATTTGATTTCACTCCCAACTCCCTCCTTCTTCTCCTCAACTCCTTCCACCGCATTGTCTTCCTTTCTACCACTACCACTCTCCTCAGTCGCCAACGAGATCATAGTTTCACCTCCATTGATCACACTACTCACATTCCTCTGCCTCAATTCCCGGAACTGCGCTGTAACTTCACGCATCACGCAATTCGCCTCACTCTCAACCTCCTCTGTAACCGTACTACTCACCGTACAGCTATAGTTCTTAATTTCACCATTGGTTACAGAATTTTCTGAAACCACGGATGAAACCTCGGAAGTCGTTTTTCCTTTCCTattcctcttcttcttcttcttcctgcGAGAGGGGGAAGAGGCGGTGTCATTCTGTTCAGACGAGAAGATCGCGGCGGACAAATTGTCATCGTTCTGGGGGATCGTGAGAATGTCAAACGGCGATCTCGTGGGCATGGCTGAGTAATTGCGTGAGTATTCAGGTGCGTAAGGCAAGTGGAGATGTGTCATGGGGAGGAAATGGAGGTGACGCACCGTGACCCAATGGATAAGGGACGCGTGTCTTTTCTCTTAGGACAACGCCTCTTCATTTTGGGGCTACACTTTCGCGTGCTTTCCAATCCAATTTTAATAAAACGTAAGAAGCCGGGATTGGCCTCTtctacttttttaaaaaataaaaataaaatatatattttaaaaatattttatatctatGATAAATAAGATGGGTggtcatttttaaaatttttattcattaaaaaccatcaatatatatatgcttagattttaatttattgacctatttattctgttttgtttgcaaattaatatatttcatttctgataatattttcactgttatttcatcatttatgaatatatattttatattattaaatatgagAGTCTGaaatttgttatattttatatgatgaACAAAATCATATCTATAATGGGCTTATCGGGCAAATTATACGatgaacaaaattataatatagtGGGCTTATCGGGCAAATTCAACTGTTGGGCCGTTGGTATAAATTGGGATGAATTATATCTATAATGGGCTTCTGACACACGCGCAGATGTATGTTTTGTTATAGTAAGCAATTTACGTGAACACCACTGAATCGTCTTTCATATTAATTGCTCCCTTAAACAAAATTTCTTTGGTTATTgacattttattatttataaaaaatttattaagataaaataaaaattataattttttattttttccaattattttaaaactctTAGGTTAAATTAGAATCGACAAATTtcaaattctaaattaaatacCTAAATCTATTTTTGTCTCTCACATCTGTGGATACATCAATGGTTTAGAAAATGCTTCGCTATTTTAATGTTTTCTTCGCAATTTTAGATATTTTGAAAATTCACTGTATTTTTTACGAAAAGCATGCATATTTTTTAATAGGTTTTACAATGTAAATTGTTGTTGATGTATATATATCATTCATAGGTTAGTTCCCAGTTTCACTATTTTTGCTTCATTGCAATATATGTGTCAGAGATTTCAATTTCATGCACGAGATCTTGTTGTCGTGATGTTGAAGTGTCATTAGCCTGTGCCTGTCTATTTCAAACGGCATGTGAATTAATTTTGGTTGCATATGTCGAAGAGGGATTGCAACTTATTCCACGTACGGTGTGACATTCGGACTGAAATTTAGGAATTTACATTTTTTACATTTTGAAAATCAGACCAGCATTTTGTTTGCGCCTCTTTTGAACACATTGAAGGCCTTAAATTTGCTAAATTTATTACGAACTGGACGGCACACTCATCAacagttaaattattttaaaatctatttcaaattaaatatatgatGATTGATTAACTCGTCGCGGCGAAATGTTTTTGAGGCCACCCGTAAAATCATCAGAGTCTGTCGTTCTGATCCCACAAACTAATTTTAGCGTGGAATCGTAACATGAGGTTCGATGATCCAACGTGTATGCCGACGGATAATCCATATTTCTATAGCTTGGGAGGCTCATAACATAATTCTTTTTAAATAGGAGCAATGAAACTGTAACTCTCTTTTTGTCGCGTTCACTCTCTGTTTAATGTCAATTGCTGTGGCATCTGACCTACTTACCTAGCGCATATGAAAATTGTCTCGAATTCGTTGAATgtgttattaattataaattgaGATAATGTAACCATAACATAAAATAAGATATTTATTTAGGGATTACAATTGGTCGAGTTTCTGTAGTAATTCATATCCTCcatcttcatcatcatcctcgTCTCCATCCGGTATTTAATTTCACCATCATCTTCATATCCATCGGTGTATTGAATATTCATACTCAAACCAAATATTTTATTACCAACTATAAttatattttctcaaatttgaattaattcgagtaagatataaatatttactaaattgttgaaaacaataaaaaaaattaccaatAATTTTCTTCGTTTCATCAAACTAATATCACTCAACAAAAACAcatcaaaattaaattatagtcaaaaaaatcatatatatatatatatatatatattaatttaattggATTATTCAGGTCGAGCATAAGTAGAATTCTTTAATACCCGCTTCCATCTACACATCCGAAAATACTCAAACTCgaatacatatttatttaatcgaATAAAATATTTACTTCATATCATCTTTTATTTGGATCGTATGTCAGATTCTCAGGAAATTATCATcactaattctttttttttttttcccgatCCGATAAAGATGGGCTTGGGATTCACACTTGCACAAAAGTGGCATGATTTGCGGTAATTATGTTTCCACTTTGCTCGTTATGACATCATTTTAACTTTGCTCTTCCACAAGCTCGTCActtccccaagaaacaaagacaAGTGAAATCTGAAGATGCCCTAAGAAAAGTCTAGAGAAATAAAGTATTAGAAAAGGTTAAGCCCCTCCAAAACAAGGGGGCATCTGGCTTATAAGTGTGACAAAGTCATGTTATGCAGCCAGCTAGATTATCGAAATCTTATCTTTTctatataaattattatcattttttttctttccatGCACATCAATAATTTGTTTGTTGTCTGAAGCAAAAGCCCTCTTGGGATGCCGTAAATTGTGGGATGAGCCTCTCGTGAAATTCTTCTTAAAAAATGGAAAAGATTCATCGAAGTATCCAACATGGATAGACTTGAAAATCTAGTGGATGGATTTGCGACTTATGTTACATGTGTGTGTTTAGGAATCGGTTACAAAATTCTTAAAATGCCACCAATGTCCAAGATTTCAAGTTCGAAAATCAATTATAACAAACTTGTACGCCAATTAAAAAAACCTGTTGAAAATGAAACAGCTTCAGCTCTTTGAGGAAATAGGGCcgattattaatttattatgaatTCTGAAAAGCTAACAATTGTTTTCGCCTAATCCGATAAAATTTGTTCCGAGATAATATATTCCAttctattttaataattttatatgtttCGTGTTGCTGATTAGGCCCTGAATCGGGCTAAATTC
Protein-coding sequences here:
- the LOC142555523 gene encoding protein POLLEN DEFECTIVE IN GUIDANCE 1-like, encoding MTHLHLPYAPEYSRNYSAMPTRSPFDILTIPQNDDNLSAAIFSSEQNDTASSPSRRKKKKKRNRKGKTTSEVSSVVSENSVTNGEIKNYSCTVSSTVTEEVESEANCVMREVTAQFRELRQRNVSSVINGGETMISLATEESGSGRKEDNAVEGVEEKKEGVGSEIKSDQWMHLKGGKLQKEVSLDWKKLMSEDSNYTLHLEKSPMKYFMEEMNAGNSLRSTTTLSNDKERERVYDTIFRLPWRCELLINIGFFVCFDSFLSLLTIMPTRIVITIWRLLKTRQFERASSAELSDFGCFVVLVTGVTLLQQADISLIYHMIRGQGIIKLYVVYNVLEIFDKLCQSFVGDVMQALFNSADGLANCSQENMRFWLRRFILDEALAVVSSIVHSFILLAQAVTLSTCIVAHNNALFAMLVSNNFAEIKSNVFKRYSKDNLHSMVYFDSIERFHISAFILFVLAQNILEAEGPWFESFISNALVVYFCEVIIDVIKHSFIAKFNDIKPIAFSEFLEDLCKQTLNIQTESAKKNLTFVPLAPACVVIRVLRPVYAAHLPYNPLPWRIFWIFLLFSMTVVMLVSLKLMIGMGLQKHAKWYVKRCQKRKLHSD